The following coding sequences are from one Nicotiana tabacum cultivar K326 chromosome 1, ASM71507v2, whole genome shotgun sequence window:
- the LOC107794861 gene encoding uncharacterized protein LOC107794861, whose amino-acid sequence MEFFFRTQYEETSGCSFNGQDIQRCPFLRNINKPTNFSFFSSLNFPTPVKGGKGPIFEDGPNFDMAFKVFHGKDGVVPLSGRSQPSNDNTEAESAPQFHPLATKAATISLSAFGPGGPFSFDSFSRKWNSQKKKPESSKKKKPSSQNNSSKHEAMGNEWLETGNCPIAKSYRAVSGVLPLVATAFQLPPGMKLKCPPAIVAARAALARTAFVKTLRPQPLSSKMLVIGALGMAANIPLGIWREHTEKFSPSWFAAVHAAVPFIAMLRKSVVMPKTAMALTIAASILGQVIGSRAERLRMKAKAESLKLVAQTGSDGIIAGLNSIQVNSMPDRCSCGKQGMIKDQSSNEPGNPITSSASLCF is encoded by the exons ATGGAGTTCTTCTTCAGGACACAGTATGAGGAGACATCTGGTTGCTCCTTCAATGGGCAGGACATTCAAAGATGCCCATTCTTGAGGAACATCAATAAACCGACaaacttttctttcttctcttcccTGAACTTCCCCACACCT GTAAAGGGGGGTAAAGGTCCAATTTTTGAAGATGGCCCCAACTTCGATATGGCATTTAAAGTCTTCCATGGAAAAGATGGTGTTGTCCCACTTTCTGGAAGATCTCAACCTTCCAATGACAACACGGAAGCAGAGTCTGCTCCTCAATTTCATCCGTTAGCGACAAAAGCTGCCACCATAAGTTTGTCAGCATTTGGACCAGGAGGTCCTTTTAGTTTTGATTCTTTCTCTCGGAAATGGAATTCACAGAAGAAGAAGCCTGAGTCatccaaaaagaaaaaacctTCTTCTCAG AACAATTCCTCTAAGCACGAGGCAATGGGGAACGAGTGGTTGGAGACAGGGAACTGTCCTATCGCCAAATCTTATAGAGCTGTGAGCGGTGTCCTCCCACTTGTGGCAACAGCATTTCAGCTGCCTCCTGGAATGAAGCTCAAATGCCCACCTGCAATTGTTGCAGCCAGGGCTGCCCTTGCCAGGACTGCCTTTGTGAAGACTCTGCGGCCACAACCACTGTCTTCAAAGATGCTTGTTATTGGAGCCTTGGGTATGGCAGCCAATATTCCACTAGGCATATGGAGAGAGCACACTGAGAAGTTCTCACCATCTTGGTTTGCTGCTGTCCATGCTGCTGTTCCTTTTATAGCTATGCTGAGGAAGTCGGTTGTGATGCCCAAAACAGCTATGGCATTAACCATTGCTGCTTCAATCTTGGGACAGGTCATTGGCTCAAGAGCAGAGCGACTTCGAATGAAAGCAAAAGCCGAGAGTCTTAAATTGGTAGCGCAGACTGGCTCAGATGGGATTATTGCAGGTCTCAACTCGATCCAGGTCAATAGTATGCCCGACCGGTGCTCATGTGGCAAACAGGGGATGATTAAAGACCAATCCTCGAATGAACCCGGCAACCCTATCACTTCATCTGCCAGTCTTTGTTTCTAA